Proteins encoded by one window of Lates calcarifer isolate ASB-BC8 linkage group LG7_1, TLL_Latcal_v3, whole genome shotgun sequence:
- the LOC108895805 gene encoding toll-like receptor 5: MWTLALQLVFTGLHIQVTTCYPSCTLYGLVAACASQHHYWVPALPCNITHLYLERNYISEINSTSLRDYDQLQQLDLGMQNVQLIIRNNAFLRQRKLTRLVLGYNIGLQLEPRAFAGLFNLQHFFLDKCSLNDSILSESYLQHLFSLELLDLSYNELARLRPGLFFSKLTRFTKLNLKLNQIRGLCEEDLVGFRGKYFTYMNLTSNLFGRMYEGNFDWETCGNPFRGMAFNILDLSSYGFNIITTRNFFNAIQGTQIDHLIFSGHLGKGFSYDRLPDPDETTFEGLMNSKIKHFDLSNSYIFALQRAVFSSLKAAIIIDISGNKINQIERNAFSGLQGHLRLLNLSSNLLGEIASHTFTNLTDLRVLDLSYNHIGVLGHKAFSGLPRLRALYLTGNSLRILGSPASLPNLDYLLLNDNKLTSLYHITDMGMNSLHVDVSDNRLTNLKDVHLIVTNFKRLQNFFYSGNHMKWCTLDQNIRIHYNNSLQVLDLHDSSLQIIWEQGKCFDLFDHLENLLSLSINFNSLTTLPQGIFRGLSSIIELDLSHNSLTYLQPGVFPVSLKKLDLSNNYLASPDPMTFQSLIFLDLAANRFHCDCSLEKFLKWLNETNVTFLSPTEDFICEFPAALHNLPLLNYTTSTEPCEEDDEKAVHGLKFALFIFTALLVIAVILSGIVYARFRGHVFIIYKKIIGRVLEGPKPVALLEEVPYDVFLCFSNSDYRWVEAVLLNKLDNQFSEENIFHCCFEARDFLPGEDHLSNIREAIWGSRKTVCIISKEFLKDGWCLEAFTLAQCRMLEELTNILIILVVGKVAHYQLMKYNAIRAFIRRRAYLIWPEDPQDQEWFYEQLISQILKDTKVKKFPEDKPQPAQHNIQPQYEDSVQLENIRTIAM, from the exons ATGTGGACGCTGGCTCTTCAGTTGGTTTTTACTGGTTTACACATACAG GTCACAACATGCTACCCTTCATGCACTTTATATGGCCTTGTAGCTGCTTGCGCCTCACAGCACCACTACTGGGTCCCTGCTCTGCCTTGTAACATCACCCACCTCTACCTGGAGAGGAACTACATCAGTGAGATCAACAGCACCTCACTCAGAGACTATGACCAGCTGCAACAATTGGATCTTGGAATGCAGAATGTACAGCTTATCATTAGGAACAATGCTTTCCTCAGGCAGAGAAAACTGACACGGTTGGTTCTAGGTTACAATATTGGTCTTCAGCTGGAGCCAAGGGCATTTGCAGGACTGTTCAATttacaacatttctttttgGATAAGTGCAGTTTGAATGACTCCATACTATCGGAAAGCTATCTGCAGCATCTTTTCTCCTTAGAGTTGCTTGATCTCTCTTATAATGAACTAGCGAGACTCCGACCTGGACTGTTCTTTTCAAAACTCACAAGGTTCACAAAGTTAAACCTCAAACTGAATCAGATTAGAGGTTTATGTGAAGAAGATCTTGTTggtttcagagggaaatacttcACATATATGAACTTGACCTCCAACCTCTTTGGTAGAATGTATGAAGGAAATTTTGACTGGGAAACGTGCGGAAACCCTTTCAGAGGGATGGCCTTTAATATCCTTGACCTATCCAGCTATGGCTTCAACATCATCACAACAAGAAATTTTTTCAACGCAATACAGGGGACTCAGATCGATCATCTTATATTCTCTGGACACTTGGGTAAAGGCTTTTCATATGACAGATTACCTGATCCAGATGAAACCACATTTGAAGGCCTCATGAACagtaaaattaaacattttgatcTGTCTAACAGCTATATATTTGCTTTACAGAGGGCTGTTTTTAGTTCCCTAAAGGCTGCAATAATTATTGACATTTCTGgaaacaaaatcaatcaaattgAAAGAAATGCCTTCAGTGGTCTTCAGGGACATTTACGGTTGCTCAACCTATCGTCCAACCTGCTAGGAGAAATAGCTTCTCACACATTCACCAATCTAACAGACCTTAGGGTGTTGGATTTGTCTTACAACCATATTGGTGTATTGGGACACAAAGCTTTCAGTGGCCTTCCCAGATTACGAGCATTATATCTAACAGGAAACTCACTGCGAATCCTGGGTTCTCCTGCATCATTACCAAACTTAGATTACCTCCTTTTGAATGACAACAAATTGACATCACTGTATCACATCACTGACATGGGTATGAACAGCCTCCATGTGGATGTTAGTGACAACAGATTAACAAACCTAAAGGATGTTCATCTCATAGTGACTAATTTCAAGCGTCTCCAGAATTTTTTCTACAGTGGAAACCACATGAAGTGGTGCACACTGGATCAGAATATTAGAATACACTATAATAATAGTTTGCAAGTACTTGATCTTCATGACAGTTCTCTTCAAATAATCTGGGAACAGGGGAAATGCTTTGACTTGTTTGATCATCTTGAGAATCTTCTCAGTCTCAGTATAAACTTTAACTCACTCACCACTCTCCCACAAGGGATTTTCAGAGGTCTCAGCTCAATCATAGAGCTTGACCTCTCACATAATTCCCTGACCTATCTGCAGCCAGGTGTATTTCCAGTCAGCTTGAAAAAGCTCGACCTGTCAAACAACTACCTAGCCTCCCCAGATCCTATGACTTTTCAGTCTCTCATCTTCCTTGATCTGGCAGCAAATCGGTTTCACTGTGATTGCAGTCTGGAGAAATTCTTGAAGTGGCTGAATGAGACAAATGTAACCTTTCTTAGTCCAACTGAGGATTTTATATGTGAGTTTCCAGCTGCTCTGCATAACCTTCCTCTGCTGAATTACACCACGAGTACTGAACCGtgtgaggaggatgatgaaaaGGCTGTTCATGGTCTTAAGTTTGctctcttcatcttcactgCTCTCCTCGTCATTGCTGTCATCCTCAGTGGGATTGTTTACGCCCGTTTCCGAGGGCATGTATTCATCATCTACAAAAAAATTATTGGCAGGGTTCTTGAGGGCCCGAAACCGGTGGCTCTTTTGGAAGAGGTGCCATACGATGTCTTCCTCTGCTTCAGCAACAGTGACTATAGGTGGGTGGAAGCTGTTTTGCTGAATAAGCTTGATAACCAGTTTTCAGAGGAGAACATCTTCCACTGTTGTTTTGAGGCCAGAGACTTTCTGCCAGGTGAGGATCACCTTTCAAACATCAGAGAAGCAATCTGGGGCAGCAGGAAGACTGTGTGTATCATCTCCAAGGAGTTCCTTAAAG ACGGCTGGTGCTTGGAAGCATTCACTTTGGCACAGTGCCGAATGCTGGAGGAGCTGACAAACATCTTGATTATATTGGTGGTAGGGAAG
- the LOC108895806 gene encoding thrombomodulin-like — protein sequence MKDLTGLFVVVVLVFLSGGTVETVPDSGYCIVNQCFTVVQDPIDFTTARDQCRGQGGHLMTVRSSVSHDVLYILLGNFTGQFWIGLHLLTGCPDAAAGLKGFQWVTKDNESDFFNWAPGFDSSCSSHRCVSVSKESDFKWTQEPCGEQAAGFLCEFSFSEPCKSLAVTEGETVSYMTPMGFGGEDMLSLPPGSIATRMPSESKYLCFSEQWLQAPWNCEILEGGCEHKCVENPKEAPSCYCPAGQSVNPANNVTCDVVPDDPCAALGCEHACYKDGDSHVCICDHGFKLAADGRSCVDFNDCTDQRQCPGENFRCINTVGGFQCVCKEGYSLSGSLCVDQDECASAPCEHMCDNTPGSYKCSCYDGHIVDPKSPNKCKLHCGEEECDAQCDPNDVFQCYCPDGYVKEERDEGAFCIDIDECSFFYCDQGCVNTFGSYVCSCNPGFTLVGEYRCVKDDKGTVTDGGMGGKTAATTPDIPTTPSIPPPDPTRQPSGVTVGGLVGIIVCTVFFIVLIVFLAHHFLNRGGKMESAGALKAHEDEGHSLHRVTSDTS from the coding sequence ATGAAGGATCTAACGGgactgtttgttgttgtggtgttggTTTTCCTGTCGGGGGGAACCGTCGAGACAGTGCCGGATAGCGGATACTGCATTGTGAAccagtgttttactgttgtCCAAGACCCAATCGATTTCACAACAGCGCGGGATCAATGCAGAGGTCAGGGTGGTCACCTAATGACAGTGCGCTCATCTGTATCACATGATGTCCTTTACATCTTGTTGGGAAACTTTACGGGACAGTTCTGGATCGGTTTACATCTCCTGACCGGCTGCCCAGACGCTGCTGCGGGGCTGAAAGGCTTCCAGTGGGTGACCAAAGATAACGAAAGTGACTTCTTCAATTGGGCGCCAGGTtttgacagcagctgctcaTCTCATCGCTGCGTCTCAGTTTCCAAAGAGAGCGACTTTAAATGGACCCAAGAACCATGTGGCGAGCAGGCGGCCGGGTTTCTCTGTGAGTTCAGCTTCAGTGAGCCGTGCAAAAGTCTGGCGGTTACAGAGGGCGAGACTGTCTCCTACATGACGCCGATGGGGTTCGGAGGCGAGGATATGCTGTCTCTGCCCCCCGGGAGCATCGCCACCCGGATGCCATCGGAGAGTAAATACCTCTGCTTCTCCGAGCAGTGGCTGCAGGCGCCCTGGAACTGCGAGATACTCGAAGGCGGGTGCGAGCACAAATGCGTGGAGAACCCAAAGGAGGCCCCCTCTTGTTACTGCCCTGCGGGACAAAGCGTCAACCCTGCGAACAATGTCACCTGCGATGTGGTACCAGACGACCCGTGCGCCGCCCTGGGATGCGAGCACGCTTGCTACAAGGACGGAGACTCCCACGTGTGCATATGCGACCACGGCTTTAAACTGGCCGCGGACGGCAGGTCGTGCGTGGATTTCAACGACTGCACGGACCAACGGCAGTGTCCCGGGGAAAACTTCAGGTGCATCAACACCGTCGGAGGATTTCAGTGCGTCTGCAAGGAGGGTTACTCGCTGAGCGGCAGCCTGTGCGTCGACCAGGACGAGTGCGCGTCCGCACCGTGCGAGCACATGTGCGACAACACTCCGGGTAGCTACAAGTGCTCGTGCTATGATGGACATATAGTGGACCCAAAGTCCCCGAATAAATGTAAACTTCACTGCGGGGAGGAAGAATGCGATGCGCAGTGTGACCCAAATGATGTGTTCCAGTGCTATTGCCCTGATGGTTACGTAAAGGAGGAAAGAGACGAGGGGGCATTTTGCATAGACATTGACGAGTGCTCGTTCTTTTATTGTGATCAGGGCTGTGTAAACACATTCGGCAGCTACGTGTGCTCGTGCAATCCGGGATTTACGTTAGTCGGCGAATACAGGTGCGTAAAAGACGATAAAGGTACGGTcacagatggagggatgggaggCAAGACAGCGGCCACCACTCCAGACATCCCCACAACACCGTCTATACCACCTCCTGATCCAACAAGGCAGCCCTCGGGGGTGACAGTGGGGGGTCTTGTTGGGATCATAGTGTGCACTGTCTTTTTTATTGTGCTGATAGTTTTTTTGGCGCATCACTTTCTCAACCGCGGAGGGAAGATGGAGAGCGCCGGTGCGCTCAAAGCTCATGAGGATGAGGGTCACAGTTTACACCGTGTGACGAGTGACACTTCttga
- the LOC108895807 gene encoding thrombomodulin-like, giving the protein MIPTTRALLICAAFLCGLEEVVLSQHGHCAGNLCFVLLQKPEDFPGAQKNCKEVGGQLLKISSEEAQKTLPTPLNRMSGSYWLALHDNAGGTTGEVSARLHNCSSISVTNEGKLSVSWKPCHGKLDGFLCQYSTTDLCGRLQAGGGAQVRYITYWGFQVSDWERFPPATIAVAEKVGGKYPNSKHLCFAQTWTRAPWECEVLNGGCDHKCKSSPRTCVCPAGQTLHRNNITCTAKDPCADCAQGCQQEGDSHVCTCRQGYRLARGRKSCVDVDECEERKDLCTGENRECMNTEGGFECTCKDGFVEDDGVCVNNAICEKCEHMLCKKRNGAYRCECREGFSVSAADPTKCNVHCAERDCPADCVYDPDVERIDLQKCYCPDGYIRHNGNDTALCTDINECEMGPQCDHMCENLFGSYRCICHEGFELHQNRCVRVATMDWEEGSGTTSPSYPAASTALPAAVPSYIKTGSVLGISVFIVLCAASLYLLVQIMMKRCGRFELPSFKHPDIDIFYLQQVTTETYKRLSFDKQFKNDFQRQ; this is encoded by the coding sequence ATGATTCCTACAACACGAGCGCTGCTGATTTGTGCGGCTTTTCTCTGCGGGCTCGAGGAAGTGGTCCTCTCTCAGCACGGACACTGCGCCGGGaatctgtgttttgtgcttCTTCAAAAGCCCGAGGACTTTCCAGGTGCGCAGAAAAACTGCAAAGAAGTGGGAGGACAGTTACTCAAGATCAGCTCGGAAGAAGCACAGAAGACGTTACCGACTCCACTGAACAGGATGAGCGGTAGCTACTGGCTGGCGCTGCACGACAACGCCGGCGGGACCACAGGAGAAGTCTCGGCACGTCTCCATAACTGCTCCTCCATCTCCGTGACGAACGAAGGGAAACTCTCCGTGTCGTGGAAGCCGTGCCATGGCAAACTGGACGGATTTCTGTGCCAGTATTCAACCACGGATCTCTGTGGTCGCTTGCAGGCGGGCGGAGGTGCACAGGTGAGGTACATCACGTACTGGGGTTTCCAGGTCAGTGATTGGGAGAGGTTTCCACCAGCAACCATAGCCGTGGCGGAAAAGGTTGGCGGTAAATATCCGAACTCGAAACATTTGTGTTTCGCCCAGACCTGGACGCGAGCTCCCTGGGAGTGTGAAGTGCTGAACGGCGGCTGTGACCACAAGTGCAAGTCTTCACCACGCACCTGCGTCTGTCCCGCGGGACAAACCCTCCATCGCAACAACATCACCTGCACCGCCAAGGACCCGTGCGCCGACTGCGCCCAAGGGTGCCAGCAGGAGGGCGACTCTCACGTGTGCACGTGCAGACAGGGCTACAGGCTGGCGCGGGGCAGGAAGAGCTGCGTGGACGTGGATGAGTGCGAGGAGAGGAAGGACTTGTGCACAGGTGAGAATAGGGAGTGTATGAACACCGAGGGAGGGTTTGAGTGCACGTGCAAAGACGGCTTCGTGGAAGACGACGGAGTGTGTGTGAACAATGCAATCTGTGAGAAGTGTGAGCACATGTTGTGTAAGAAGCGCAATGGGGCTTACCGGTGCGAGTGCCGGGAGGGGTTCAGTGTGTCAGCTGCAGATCCCACCAAGTGTAACGTACACTGCGCCGAGAGAGACTGTCCAGCTGACTGCGTCTACGATCCAGATGTTGAAAGGATTGACTTGCAGAAGTGCTACTGCCCTGACGGTTATATTAGACACAACGGGAACGATACAGCCCTCTGCACTGACATTAATGAATGTGAGATGGGGCCACAGTGTGACCACATGTGTGAAAATCTATTCGGTAGTTACAGATGTATCTGTCACGAGGGGTTTGAACTGCACCAGAACAGGTGTGTACGTGTAGCGACCATGGACTGGGAGGAAGGATCAGGCACAACTTCTCCATCATACCCCGCAGCATCCACAGCTCTCCCGGCCGCAGTACCCTCTTACATCAAGACCGGCAGTGTCCTGGGAATCAGTGTGTTCATTGTGCTGTGTGCTGCCTCGCTGTATCTTTTGGTCCAAATCATGATGAAGCGTTGCGGCAGATTTGAGCTTCCCTCCTTCAAACATCCAGACATTGATATTTTCTATCTGCAGCAGGTGACCACAGAGACGTACAAGAGGTTATCCTTCGACAAACAGTTCAAGAACGACTTTCAGAGACAGTAA